The DNA region ATATGCTGTAAGGCTAAATGGCATTAATACATTTGCACTTATGAAGCTTGATGTTTTGGATGGATTTGAAAAAATTAAAATTTGTACAAAATATAAACTTCCTAATGGAGAAGAAATTGATTATTTTCCAACAGATTTAAAAGATGTAAAACCTATTTATGAAGAGTTTGATGGTTGGGATAGTGTTGTTGGAATAAACAAATTTGAAGATTTACCTAAGAATGCTAAAAAATATATTGAAAAAATAGAAAAGGTAACAGGCGTAAAAGTTGGCTTTATCTCAACAAGTCCCGAAAGAGAAGATACAATAATAAGATAATTAGGAGTAAAAATGAAAATAAAATTTCCACACATTCCTTATGTGTCACGAAAAATCGGCATTGATATGTATAATTCGGGTTTTATAAAATTTAATCAAGGCATAGAAGGCGTTGTAAAAATTGCAGAAGAAGTTATAACAAATGATGCTTTAAAAGAAAAAGCTCTTGATGAAAAAACAGAAAATATCTTAGAAGAAAACAGTGAAGATATGCATATTATGCAAGTCGATAGAAGAAGTATGTTTTGGATGGTTAAAAAAAGACTTGCAGATGAGAGTGATTTTGTTTTAAAACATGATGATAGATACAATAAGCTTTCACATGAAATTTTAGAGCTTTCTTGGAAAAAAAACTATATTGATTATAGCGTTTCTGAAAATAGAGCCAGAAATATTATTTACTCATCTATTGAGGAATATTTAAAAAATTTTGAAAAAATAGAGGATATTGTTGTTGAAAAGCTTGAAAATAGTTCCAAAAAATTGATTCCAGGAACTCCTGAATATGATTTGGCATTTGAAAAATATTATCAAGATGAGCTCAAAAAAAGAGGAATGTTCTAGTTTTTAATGGATTTATTAAGTCTAATTTTTTACATTGTGCCCACAGCTTTTTTGCTTAGCTTTGGGCATTGTGCTGGAATGTGTGGTGGATTTGTTCTAGCCTATAGTGTGAGACTTAATGATTTAAACAGGTTTAAAGCTTTTGTTTACTCTTTAAGCTACCATCTTTTTAGGACATTTGCTTATATTTTACTTGGTGTAATTGCTGGATATTTTAGCTCTATTTTTGCAATAAGTTCAAAACTTATGGGTTATATTCAT from Campylobacter ureolyticus includes:
- a CDS encoding DUF507 family protein codes for the protein MKIKFPHIPYVSRKIGIDMYNSGFIKFNQGIEGVVKIAEEVITNDALKEKALDEKTENILEENSEDMHIMQVDRRSMFWMVKKRLADESDFVLKHDDRYNKLSHEILELSWKKNYIDYSVSENRARNIIYSSIEEYLKNFEKIEDIVVEKLENSSKKLIPGTPEYDLAFEKYYQDELKKRGMF